In the genome of Hyla sarda isolate aHylSar1 unplaced genomic scaffold, aHylSar1.hap1 scaffold_1253, whole genome shotgun sequence, one region contains:
- the LOC130303987 gene encoding histone H1B-like: protein MAETAPAAAPPAEPAAKSKKQPKKSAAGAAKKSHKPSGPSVSELLVKAVSASKERSGVSLAALKKALAAGGYDVDKNNSRLKLAIKGLVTKGTLLQVKGSGASGSFKINKNQQETKDKAAKKKPAAAAKRPAAAKKATKSPRKPKKAPSAAKSPKKAKKPAAAKSPKKAKKPAAAKSPKKPKAAPKKVAKSPAKKAAKPKAAKSPAKKVTKAKKSAAKK from the coding sequence ATGGCAGAAACCGCACCAGCCGCTGCTCCTCCCGCCGAACCGGCCGCAAAATCCAAGAAGCAGCCGAAGAAATCAGCCGCAGGGGCCGCCAAGAAAAGTCACAAACCCTCCGGTCCCAGCGTGTCCGAGCTGCTCGTTAAAGCCGTGTCCGCCTCTAAGGAGCGCAGTGGGGTGTCTCTGGCCGCCCTGAAGAAGGCTCTGGCTGCCGGAGGATACGATGTAGACAAGAACAACAGCCGCCTGAAGCTGGCCATCAAGGGGCTGGTGACCAAGGGAACCCTGCTCCAGGTGAAAGGCAGCGGCGCCTCCGGATCCTTCAAGATCAACAAGAACCAGCAGGAGACTAAGGACAAGGCGGCCAAGAAGAAGCCGGCGGCTGCGGCCAAGAGACCTGCAGCAGCTAAGAAAGCGACCAAATCCCCTAGGAAGCCAAAGAAGGCTCCGAGCGCGGCCAAGAGCCCGAAGAAAGCCAAGAAGCCTGCAGCGGCCAAGAGCCCGAAGAAAGCCAAGAAGCCTGCAGCGGCCAAGAGCCCCAAGAAGCCGAAGGCTGCTCCTAAGAAGGTGGCCAAGAGCCCGGCTAAGAAGGCGGCCAAACCCAAAGCTGCCAAGAGCCCGGCTAAGAAGGTGACTAAAGCCAAGAAGAGCGCGGCTAAGAAATAA